The proteins below are encoded in one region of Sporosarcina sp. FSL K6-1508:
- a CDS encoding DUF6262 family protein, whose protein sequence is MTRKSNTTAIIQLSKEKSEKTRIRVEKTISEMALKKEKINFNSVAQKASVSKSWLYKQKDIRTRIETLRGMQISELVPRKQSKNLRSEDSLIKTLKIRIKALEEENKQLRDQVQKLHGKLF, encoded by the coding sequence ATGACTAGAAAGAGTAACACAACTGCCATAATTCAACTATCCAAAGAAAAGTCGGAGAAGACAAGAATTAGGGTTGAAAAGACAATTTCAGAGATGGCACTGAAAAAAGAGAAGATTAATTTTAATTCCGTTGCACAAAAAGCAAGTGTTTCAAAGTCATGGCTGTACAAACAAAAAGACATTAGAACTAGAATAGAGACATTAAGAGGGATGCAAATAAGTGAATTAGTTCCCCGTAAACAGAGTAAAAACCTTCGTTCAGAAGATAGTTTAATTAAGACATTAAAAATCCGAATAAAGGCACTAGAAGAAGAAAACAAACAATTAAGGGATCAAGTTCAAAAATTACATGGCAAGTTGTTTTAG
- the mreC gene encoding rod shape-determining protein MreC produces MPRFFSNKRLILLLVGVIVLVALISFSLKDRQNASLPEQVVKDVVGFGQSLFSKPAHYITNVIGNIDGILNTYEENKHLKVRLSEYASGQAELADVKAENKRLLEIIGKEDDLRVYEPLQATVISRNPDQWEEKIIIDKGKVHGIKENMAVITANGLIGKIVLVNKFTSTVELLSTENRNFRVAAVISGGEAFGLIEGYDRKRSELIMKRIDSSFEVKVGQKVISSGLGGIFPKGILIGEVTEVSTDDYGLTKLAYIRPAADFSLLDHVIIAKRSSTIYDKGTDGDNTSETEGEDGS; encoded by the coding sequence ATGCCGCGATTTTTTTCAAATAAACGTTTGATATTACTGCTTGTGGGCGTTATCGTCCTTGTGGCTTTAATTTCATTCTCCCTCAAAGACCGGCAGAATGCCTCCCTTCCAGAACAAGTTGTGAAAGACGTCGTCGGCTTCGGGCAATCCCTTTTCTCGAAGCCGGCGCACTACATAACGAACGTCATTGGGAATATTGATGGGATTTTGAATACATACGAAGAAAATAAACATTTAAAAGTTAGATTAAGTGAATACGCCTCTGGACAAGCCGAACTGGCGGATGTTAAAGCAGAAAACAAACGTCTACTTGAAATCATCGGCAAAGAGGATGATTTACGTGTGTACGAACCGTTACAAGCCACGGTCATCTCTCGTAACCCTGATCAGTGGGAAGAAAAAATCATCATTGATAAAGGTAAAGTGCACGGTATCAAGGAAAATATGGCGGTCATTACAGCGAATGGTCTGATTGGGAAAATTGTACTTGTCAATAAATTCACTTCAACGGTGGAACTATTGTCGACCGAAAACCGTAATTTTCGTGTCGCTGCAGTCATTTCAGGTGGAGAAGCCTTCGGACTCATCGAAGGATACGACCGGAAACGCAGCGAACTTATCATGAAGCGAATCGATTCAAGCTTTGAAGTTAAAGTGGGTCAAAAAGTTATTTCCTCAGGACTTGGCGGTATTTTTCCAAAAGGAATTCTGATTGGAGAAGTAACAGAAGTATCGACAGACGACTATGGACTGACAAAGTTGGCCTATATCCGTCCAGCGGCAGATTTTTCGTTACTGGATCATGTCATCATTGCAAAGCGCTCATCGACTATTTATGATAAAGGGACAGACGGAGACAATACTTCAGAAACTGAGGGGGAGGATGGATCATGA
- a CDS encoding tyrosine-type recombinase/integrase, whose product MKFPSVATNRKLVTNTEINKKIADMTSVLQGFWAADRWDIRICPHPSAIELSKNPSLRNRWVNFDKVENIWLKTELKYFYYVLLNNGTWSAKTVWIRKGTVISRMLGFLNLKYPDITSITEVPIVKALTEYRTYLVEQGIKSTTKNYKLDINQNKISVQANSYYVTNLKQFMEFYEDFYFDGEEWDKDVWDLRKLSLPEDKINPTSYEYTINFKGFENDYFKEIVKRYCKLMLNTRSFSHVVDMASKLREFFNFINTNCEGIRRIHQLTRNEVEQYLNEINLKGLKPSTATGRISTLEVFFSTLQRFDWKDSPSQILIFREDYPKVPKAQPRYIDEHVLEQLNVKLDKLEPYMAAMVMVLQECGMRIGELCTLKKGSVITDKEGDCFLKYYQWKMKKEHTIPISKEIAALILVQEQRVAYELDDGCVYVFPRKDGSPLKQDTFRVKLNKLAYEEKITDNKGEIFRFHAHAFRHTVGTRMINNGVPQHIVQKFLGHESPEMTARYAHIFDETLKKEFIKFKETLVTNSGSILDLTEENTEADNTDLQWFKKNINAQALPNGYCRLPVIAGPCPHANACLDCTNFCTSKQFLNEHEEHLDRTKEILNRAKQNQWQRQVETNERVKNRLEQIIHSLKETN is encoded by the coding sequence ATGAAATTTCCAAGCGTTGCAACAAATCGAAAGCTCGTCACTAACACAGAGATTAATAAAAAAATAGCGGATATGACTAGTGTCTTACAAGGGTTTTGGGCAGCAGATAGATGGGATATAAGAATTTGCCCACATCCTAGTGCGATAGAGTTAAGTAAGAATCCTTCGTTAAGAAATCGTTGGGTAAATTTTGATAAAGTAGAAAACATCTGGTTAAAAACAGAATTAAAATACTTTTATTATGTTCTCTTAAATAATGGAACTTGGAGTGCAAAAACTGTTTGGATTAGAAAAGGAACAGTGATAAGTCGAATGTTGGGGTTTTTAAATTTAAAATATCCCGATATTACCTCTATAACTGAAGTACCTATAGTAAAAGCTTTGACGGAATACCGAACTTACTTAGTAGAACAAGGAATAAAATCTACGACTAAAAATTACAAGCTTGATATAAATCAAAATAAAATTTCTGTGCAAGCGAACTCCTACTACGTTACTAATTTAAAACAGTTTATGGAGTTCTATGAGGATTTCTATTTTGATGGTGAAGAATGGGATAAAGATGTTTGGGATCTAAGAAAACTTTCATTGCCGGAAGATAAGATAAATCCAACGTCCTACGAATATACAATCAATTTCAAGGGTTTTGAAAATGATTATTTTAAAGAAATCGTCAAGCGATATTGTAAGTTAATGTTAAATACACGTAGCTTTTCCCATGTAGTTGATATGGCGTCAAAATTAAGAGAGTTTTTTAATTTTATAAATACAAATTGTGAAGGCATACGAAGGATTCATCAATTAACTAGGAATGAAGTTGAGCAATATTTAAATGAAATTAATTTAAAAGGTTTAAAACCTAGTACTGCGACTGGACGAATATCTACTTTAGAAGTTTTTTTCTCTACACTTCAAAGGTTTGATTGGAAGGATTCGCCTTCCCAAATCCTTATCTTTCGAGAAGATTATCCTAAAGTGCCGAAGGCACAACCACGTTATATAGATGAACATGTCCTTGAACAATTAAATGTTAAATTGGATAAATTGGAACCTTATATGGCTGCAATGGTTATGGTACTTCAAGAATGCGGAATGCGTATCGGTGAACTTTGTACATTGAAAAAAGGGAGTGTCATAACAGATAAAGAAGGGGATTGCTTTTTAAAGTATTATCAGTGGAAAATGAAGAAAGAACATACCATTCCTATTTCTAAAGAAATTGCTGCATTGATATTGGTTCAAGAGCAAAGAGTGGCTTATGAACTTGACGATGGATGTGTATATGTATTTCCACGGAAAGATGGTTCTCCATTGAAGCAAGATACCTTTAGAGTTAAATTAAATAAATTAGCTTATGAAGAAAAGATAACGGATAATAAAGGAGAGATTTTCCGATTTCATGCTCATGCCTTTCGGCATACAGTTGGCACTAGAATGATAAACAACGGAGTGCCACAGCATATTGTTCAAAAATTCTTAGGGCATGAATCACCAGAAATGACTGCAAGATATGCCCATATTTTTGATGAAACTCTAAAGAAAGAGTTCATAAAGTTTAAGGAAACTTTGGTGACGAATAGCGGTAGCATTCTGGATTTAACCGAAGAAAATACTGAAGCTGACAATACAGATCTTCAATGGTTTAAAAAAAATATCAATGCACAAGCACTTCCTAATGGCTATTGTCGTTTACCAGTAATTGCGGGACCGTGTCCTCACGCAAATGCTTGTTTAGATTGTACGAACTTCTGTACAAGTAAACAATTTCTAAATGAACATGAAGAGCACTTAGACCGAACTAAAGAAATATTAAATAGGGCTAAACAGAACCAATGGCAGCGTCAGGTTGAAACTAACGAACGTGTTAAAAATAGATTAGAGCAAATTATTCATTCGTTAAAGGAGACGAATTAA
- the minC gene encoding septum site-determining protein MinC, with translation MTKQQYVTIKGTKDGLVLRLDDKCAYSDMVAELRRKVEEDGLEGLAEVQVHTGSRYCNEEELREIMNTIHDSPNLRVSKIQSDVITMEECNRKVLENQSETYVGIVRSGQVVKAEGDLVVVGDVNPNGRVVAAGSIYILGRLKGIAHAGSNGNTKAVIAASWLEATHLIIADKMETMTDELTILSEQPEMECAYLHPNGFIAINRLQELRILRPGLSSFKGGS, from the coding sequence ATGACGAAACAGCAATATGTAACGATAAAAGGGACGAAGGATGGTCTTGTTCTTCGTCTTGACGACAAATGCGCCTATTCGGACATGGTTGCCGAACTCCGCAGAAAAGTGGAGGAAGACGGCTTGGAAGGGCTTGCCGAAGTGCAGGTTCATACGGGCAGCCGCTATTGTAATGAAGAAGAATTGCGGGAAATTATGAATACGATTCATGATTCACCGAATTTGCGTGTATCAAAAATCCAAAGTGATGTTATCACAATGGAAGAATGTAATAGAAAAGTGCTTGAAAATCAATCCGAAACCTATGTCGGCATCGTTCGATCAGGTCAGGTAGTAAAGGCGGAAGGGGATCTTGTAGTCGTTGGTGATGTGAATCCCAATGGCCGGGTTGTCGCTGCCGGCAGCATTTATATACTTGGTAGGCTGAAAGGGATTGCTCACGCAGGCTCGAATGGCAATACGAAGGCTGTCATCGCTGCGTCATGGCTTGAAGCAACACATCTCATAATCGCGGACAAAATGGAAACGATGACGGATGAGTTGACGATTTTGTCGGAACAGCCTGAAATGGAATGTGCTTATTTGCACCCCAATGGTTTCATCGCCATCAATCGTCTGCAGGAACTCCGGATTCTTCGGCCTGGCCTGTCATCATTTAAAGGAGGAAGCTAG
- a CDS encoding rod shape-determining protein, whose product MFGFGSRDVGIDLGTANTLVFIKGKGIVLREPSVVAKNTHTGEIVAVGSAARNMIGRTPGSIVATRPMKDGVIADFEITTAMIEHYMKEATKASGGAWKKPNVLICVPYGITSVEQRAVIDASRQAGAKEAFTIEEPFAAAIGANLPVWEPTGSMVVDIGGGTTEVAVISLGGIVTSESIRVGGDTMDGAIISYIRKMYNLTIGERTAEAIKIEIGSAKVIGKTEKMEIRGRDLLTGLPKTIEISSDEIAEALRESISQIIDGVKKTLETTPPELSSDVMERGIVLTGGGALLQNLDKVISDETQMPVFIAEDPLDCVAIGTGKALDNFELIKKMQGR is encoded by the coding sequence TTGTTTGGATTTGGATCAAGAGATGTCGGGATTGACCTCGGCACAGCAAATACATTAGTTTTCATTAAAGGAAAAGGCATTGTCCTCAGAGAGCCTTCAGTAGTAGCGAAAAATACACATACGGGTGAAATTGTTGCAGTCGGTAGCGCTGCGAGAAATATGATTGGTCGTACACCTGGATCTATTGTGGCAACACGCCCAATGAAAGATGGCGTCATTGCTGACTTTGAAATTACAACAGCTATGATTGAACATTACATGAAAGAAGCAACGAAAGCATCAGGCGGGGCATGGAAAAAGCCGAACGTCTTGATTTGTGTGCCTTATGGAATTACTTCAGTTGAACAGCGCGCGGTTATTGATGCTTCACGCCAAGCTGGAGCAAAAGAAGCATTTACAATCGAAGAACCTTTTGCGGCTGCAATCGGAGCAAATCTACCTGTTTGGGAACCTACTGGTAGTATGGTCGTCGATATTGGTGGCGGAACGACAGAAGTCGCAGTCATTTCACTTGGCGGAATCGTAACGAGTGAATCAATCCGTGTCGGCGGTGACACGATGGATGGCGCGATTATTAGCTATATCCGTAAAATGTACAACTTGACCATCGGTGAACGAACGGCGGAAGCTATTAAAATTGAAATCGGTTCTGCCAAAGTAATTGGCAAGACGGAGAAGATGGAAATCCGTGGGCGCGATCTTCTAACTGGCCTGCCGAAAACAATTGAAATCTCTTCAGATGAAATAGCAGAAGCATTGCGGGAATCGATTTCACAAATCATTGATGGCGTGAAAAAGACGCTTGAAACAACACCTCCGGAATTATCATCGGATGTCATGGAACGAGGAATTGTTCTAACAGGTGGTGGTGCGTTGCTTCAGAATCTTGATAAAGTCATTTCCGATGAAACACAAATGCCTGTTTTCATAGCAGAAGATCCACTAGATTGTGTTGCTATCGGTACTGGTAAAGCATTAGATAATTTTGAACTGATTAAAAAAATGCAAGGTAGATAA
- the mreD gene encoding rod shape-determining protein MreD produces MIRFIIPLIAVLLFFLEPVFSLFSPIDIEGSSYTLVPRFVIVYLIFIAVYYSRQRAIIYGIGLGLLYDMFHIDIIGLYAFLYPLICFIATLIIRQVHRHIVTVMFLALILISVLEVLSYFFASLVSLTSIGLDEFITGRLIPTIIANSIFVGMFGWFFKTLIYKRVVERQSETL; encoded by the coding sequence ATGATCCGGTTCATCATCCCTCTTATTGCCGTGTTATTGTTTTTCCTAGAGCCTGTGTTCAGTCTTTTTTCACCAATTGATATTGAGGGTAGTAGTTATACGCTTGTTCCGAGGTTTGTCATCGTGTACCTTATCTTTATAGCAGTCTATTACAGTCGCCAACGTGCAATCATTTACGGAATCGGCCTTGGACTCTTGTATGATATGTTTCATATTGATATTATTGGATTATATGCATTTCTCTATCCCTTGATCTGCTTTATTGCAACCTTAATTATTCGCCAAGTTCATCGCCATATTGTCACGGTGATGTTCCTAGCGCTGATCCTGATTAGTGTGCTAGAAGTATTATCATACTTTTTCGCCAGCCTTGTTTCATTGACATCAATTGGACTCGATGAATTTATCACAGGCAGGCTGATACCAACGATAATTGCCAATTCTATTTTTGTTGGTATGTTCGGTTGGTTTTTCAAAACTCTTATTTATAAAAGAGTAGTAGAGCGACAAAGCGAAACTTTGTAA
- a CDS encoding ArsR/SmtB family transcription factor: MWTDIQQFKADFFKALAHPLRIRILELLSEGEKSVTEIQSTLNSEGSAVSQQLSVLRSKNIVVGIKNGKRVVYSLRDPSIIKLLIVTREIFNNHLIDTLSMLEELDEEDTLSKS, translated from the coding sequence TTGTGGACAGATATACAACAATTTAAAGCTGATTTTTTTAAAGCCTTGGCACATCCACTAAGAATACGGATTCTTGAATTACTGTCAGAAGGAGAAAAGAGCGTTACAGAAATTCAAAGCACTCTTAATAGTGAAGGTTCCGCAGTTTCCCAACAACTAAGTGTATTACGCTCTAAAAATATTGTAGTTGGTATCAAAAATGGTAAACGAGTTGTTTATTCACTTCGCGACCCATCCATTATAAAACTTTTAATAGTTACACGAGAAATCTTCAATAATCATTTAATTGATACCCTTTCTATGTTAGAAGAATTAGATGAAGAAGATACACTTTCTAAATCATAG
- the minD gene encoding septum site-determining protein MinD: MGEAIVITSGKGGVGKTTTSANLGTALALQGKKVCLIDTDIGLRNLDVILGLENRIIYDLVDVIEGRCKVQQALVKDKRFENGLFLLPAAQTTDKNAINPEQMKTLITELKRDYDYILIDCPAGIEQGFKNAIAGADRAIVVTTPEISAVRDADRIIGLLEQEEIDPPKLIINRIKRHLMNNGDALDVNDITTHLSIDLLGIILDDENVITSSNKGEPVVMDPSNPAAIGYRNIARRILGESVPLMSLDTGKPGFFGKLKSIFVK, from the coding sequence GTGGGAGAAGCAATTGTAATAACATCTGGTAAAGGTGGAGTCGGCAAAACGACGACATCCGCAAATCTTGGGACCGCATTGGCTCTCCAGGGTAAAAAAGTGTGTCTTATTGATACCGATATCGGTCTCCGCAACCTCGACGTCATTCTCGGCCTTGAAAACCGTATCATCTACGATTTGGTGGATGTCATTGAAGGTCGCTGTAAAGTTCAACAAGCGCTTGTTAAAGATAAACGATTTGAGAATGGACTCTTTTTACTGCCGGCTGCTCAAACTACTGACAAAAACGCAATTAATCCTGAACAGATGAAAACATTGATTACCGAATTGAAAAGGGATTATGACTATATATTGATAGATTGTCCTGCTGGTATTGAACAAGGTTTCAAAAATGCCATTGCTGGTGCGGATCGTGCTATTGTTGTCACAACACCTGAAATTTCGGCAGTTCGTGACGCGGACCGGATTATCGGACTGCTCGAACAGGAAGAAATTGATCCGCCGAAACTAATTATCAACCGTATTAAGCGGCACCTCATGAATAACGGAGATGCACTTGACGTCAACGATATTACGACACACTTGTCAATTGACTTGCTCGGCATCATCCTCGACGACGAGAATGTTATTACCTCATCGAACAAAGGGGAACCCGTCGTCATGGATCCATCGAACCCTGCGGCGATCGGTTACCGAAACATTGCACGCCGTATCCTCGGCGAATCAGTTCCGCTCATGTCACTCGACACGGGCAAACCAGGATTCTTCGGTAAACTTAAATCAATATTTGTGAAATAA
- a CDS encoding SulP family inorganic anion transporter: MKSFFTGRFDDYSIRHFQKDLLSGVIVGVIAIPLAMAFAIASGVKPEYGIYTACIAGILISLFGGSKYQIGGPTGAFVPILFGIVIAYGYTDLLLAGFLAGIILCLMAIFKIGSLIKFIPRPVTIGFTSGIAIIIFTGQIENFFGLTGLEKHEKFIDNMKEIIFHIDTMNFYSIGIAILCLFVILLTPKLLPKVPGSLIGLIVTTIIATVFFSGNISTIGSTFGEIPSQLPHFRFPDITWERIQRLIVPAFVIAILGGIESLLSAVVADGMTNSKHNSNRELMGQGIANIITPLFGGIPATGAIARTATNIKSGATSPMSGIIHGIFVLLTLLILAPYASLIPLASMAPVLMIVAWNMSERKQFLHVLKMKSGDSLILLVTFLLTVFTSITIAVMVGLILAVVLFAKRMSNMLVVSKVLPDHTHKNEIVQSHVVNEAHNCPQISIYTIEGPLFFGAAQVFEQRIMDTIHYEPTVLILRMGKVPFIDSTGEANLKNIVNYYKKQGGILVLSGIVDDLKKSLKKSGLYDEIGEKYIFSRTGEAIDYSISEINHNKCLGCKHFAFHECNQLSHTGNLDKKESKLLEI; this comes from the coding sequence ATGAAAAGCTTTTTTACAGGAAGATTTGATGACTATTCAATACGGCATTTCCAAAAAGATCTTCTTTCAGGCGTTATTGTAGGGGTAATTGCTATACCATTAGCTATGGCATTTGCTATTGCATCAGGTGTGAAACCAGAATACGGGATTTACACAGCATGTATTGCTGGTATCTTAATTTCTTTATTTGGTGGATCGAAATATCAAATTGGAGGACCTACTGGTGCTTTCGTACCTATTCTTTTTGGGATTGTCATAGCTTATGGATATACAGATTTATTACTTGCTGGTTTTTTAGCCGGTATTATCTTGTGTTTAATGGCGATTTTTAAAATAGGTTCTTTGATTAAATTCATCCCTCGTCCTGTCACAATTGGTTTTACTTCAGGGATTGCCATTATTATTTTCACAGGGCAAATTGAAAATTTCTTTGGACTGACAGGGCTTGAAAAACATGAGAAGTTCATTGACAACATGAAGGAAATTATCTTTCATATTGATACAATGAATTTTTATAGTATAGGAATTGCCATATTGTGTCTTTTCGTCATTTTACTCACACCGAAATTATTGCCGAAAGTTCCTGGATCACTAATTGGTTTAATCGTAACAACAATAATAGCAACAGTATTCTTTTCAGGCAATATTTCAACTATAGGCTCCACCTTTGGAGAAATTCCAAGCCAACTCCCTCATTTTCGCTTTCCCGATATAACATGGGAAAGAATACAGCGTTTAATAGTACCTGCATTTGTAATTGCTATATTGGGAGGAATTGAATCTCTCTTATCCGCTGTAGTAGCAGATGGGATGACGAATAGTAAACACAATAGTAATCGTGAATTAATGGGCCAAGGAATTGCAAATATCATTACTCCTTTATTTGGAGGAATTCCAGCTACAGGTGCAATTGCACGAACAGCGACAAATATTAAATCTGGTGCTACTTCTCCTATGTCAGGGATTATTCATGGGATTTTTGTTTTATTAACCCTCTTAATATTAGCACCCTATGCTTCACTTATTCCGTTAGCTAGTATGGCGCCTGTTTTAATGATAGTGGCTTGGAATATGAGTGAAAGAAAACAGTTTCTTCATGTGTTGAAAATGAAAAGTGGCGATTCTCTTATTTTATTGGTTACATTTCTTTTAACTGTCTTCACCAGTATTACGATAGCAGTTATGGTTGGTCTCATCTTAGCTGTCGTTTTATTCGCAAAACGCATGAGTAATATGTTGGTTGTTTCCAAAGTGTTACCAGACCACACTCATAAGAATGAAATTGTTCAATCCCATGTAGTTAACGAAGCTCATAACTGCCCACAAATTAGCATTTATACAATTGAAGGGCCACTTTTTTTTGGTGCTGCACAAGTGTTTGAACAACGCATAATGGATACAATTCATTATGAACCTACTGTCTTGATTTTACGTATGGGGAAAGTACCGTTCATCGATTCGACAGGTGAAGCGAATTTGAAGAATATTGTCAATTATTATAAAAAACAAGGTGGAATTCTTGTGCTTTCAGGTATAGTTGATGATTTGAAAAAGTCATTGAAAAAGTCTGGTCTTTATGATGAAATTGGTGAAAAGTATATATTTAGTCGTACAGGCGAAGCCATTGACTATTCCATCTCAGAAATTAACCATAATAAATGTTTAGGATGTAAGCATTTCGCTTTTCATGAATGCAATCAACTTTCACATACAGGAAATCTCGATAAAAAGGAGTCTAAATTACTAGAAATATAA
- a CDS encoding site-2 protease family protein produces MKFRLHPVLLPLFLFLIVTGSISMYALIFISLLIHEAGHLITAYLTGMRIRSCTIMPYGGEIVIWNRHQAPKKDRFLVALGGPVATLLVLLVATLVSFPGDDQVIRIQVALLVLNLLPILPLDGGQAICALLETEGSIYRTRSLFLLHSILFLSAGIILLSSGLPNTLPYILLAIFLLLQNISAFRFQKYEKAFAERKLNRLT; encoded by the coding sequence ATGAAATTTAGGCTTCATCCTGTTCTCTTGCCACTTTTTTTGTTTCTAATTGTTACGGGGAGTATTTCGATGTATGCACTTATTTTTATTTCGCTTCTTATCCATGAGGCAGGTCATCTTATTACGGCATATCTTACCGGAATGCGCATACGATCTTGTACGATTATGCCGTATGGGGGAGAAATTGTTATATGGAATCGTCATCAAGCACCGAAAAAAGATCGTTTTCTAGTTGCGCTGGGAGGGCCAGTGGCGACACTTCTTGTACTTTTGGTTGCGACGCTGGTATCCTTCCCGGGTGACGATCAAGTCATCCGGATTCAAGTCGCATTGTTAGTCCTTAACCTACTGCCCATTCTTCCGCTCGATGGTGGACAGGCCATTTGTGCGCTACTCGAGACGGAGGGTTCGATTTATCGTACACGATCGCTTTTTTTACTCCATTCCATCTTGTTTTTATCCGCGGGAATTATCCTGTTATCATCTGGTTTACCCAACACATTGCCCTACATTCTTCTAGCGATTTTCCTTCTGCTTCAAAATATCTCCGCCTTTCGATTTCAAAAATATGAAAAAGCATTTGCAGAAAGAAAATTAAATAGATTGACGTAA
- the pckA gene encoding phosphoenolpyruvate carboxykinase (ATP): MGLNNALKLHFNITPSQLIKIAIKRKEVQLSSGGAIVAKTGKYTGRSPKDKFIVKELASELAIDWKTNQQMTSANFDLLLKDVSNYLEEKELFVFDGFAGADQAYRLPIRIINEYAWHNLFAHQLFIRPTKEELAVHKEDFTVICVPNFEATPSIHGTNSETFIVINFDKKIVLIGGTQYAGEIKKSIFTIMNYLLPINDVLSMHCSANKGLNEDVALFFGLSGTGKTTLSADANRMLIGDDEHGWSDKGVFNIEGGCYAKCINLSEEKEPEIFRAITYGSVLENVIIDPHTHLADYNDCSLTENTRAAYPIHNIPHALNPSTAGHPNVIFFLTADAFGVLPPISKLSKEHAMYYFLSGYTSKLAGTERGITEPEATFSTCFGAPFLPLSPRVYAEMLREKIRKHDVDVYLINTGWSGGPYGIGERISLSHTRAMVTAAIEGQLAHTEFEMERSFGLNIPKSCPNVPSEILNPRNTWKDKEAYDIQATKLTNLFRENFEKFL; this comes from the coding sequence ATGGGACTAAACAACGCACTCAAATTACATTTTAATATAACACCTAGTCAACTAATAAAAATCGCTATCAAGCGTAAAGAGGTTCAACTTTCTTCTGGTGGCGCGATAGTAGCGAAAACAGGTAAATATACAGGCCGTTCACCTAAAGATAAATTTATTGTTAAAGAACTTGCCTCTGAACTTGCAATTGATTGGAAAACAAATCAACAAATGACGTCAGCAAATTTTGATCTTCTTTTAAAGGATGTTTCTAATTATCTAGAAGAAAAAGAACTATTTGTATTTGATGGGTTCGCTGGAGCCGATCAAGCATATCGTCTACCTATTCGAATCATTAACGAGTATGCTTGGCATAATTTATTTGCTCATCAATTATTTATTCGTCCAACAAAAGAAGAGTTAGCTGTACACAAAGAAGATTTCACTGTAATCTGCGTTCCTAATTTTGAAGCTACACCTTCCATTCATGGAACAAATTCCGAAACTTTTATTGTGATTAATTTCGATAAAAAAATCGTATTGATTGGAGGAACACAGTACGCAGGAGAGATTAAAAAATCGATTTTTACTATAATGAATTATCTTTTACCAATTAATGATGTTCTTTCTATGCATTGTTCTGCAAATAAAGGATTAAATGAAGATGTTGCTTTATTTTTTGGTTTATCAGGTACGGGAAAGACCACTCTCTCAGCAGATGCTAATCGTATGTTAATTGGTGATGATGAACATGGTTGGTCAGACAAAGGTGTATTTAATATTGAAGGTGGTTGTTACGCAAAATGCATCAACTTATCAGAGGAAAAAGAACCAGAAATATTTCGCGCGATTACTTATGGATCTGTTTTAGAAAATGTCATAATCGATCCTCATACACATTTGGCAGATTATAATGATTGTAGTTTAACAGAAAACACACGAGCAGCTTATCCGATCCATAACATTCCGCATGCTCTTAATCCGAGTACGGCAGGACATCCAAATGTTATTTTCTTTTTAACAGCAGATGCGTTCGGTGTTTTACCACCCATTTCTAAATTATCAAAAGAACATGCCATGTATTATTTTCTTTCAGGTTATACCAGTAAATTAGCTGGAACTGAAAGGGGCATAACAGAACCAGAAGCAACATTTTCAACCTGTTTTGGTGCACCATTCTTGCCATTATCACCTAGAGTTTATGCTGAAATGCTTCGAGAGAAAATTCGGAAACATGACGTGGATGTTTATTTAATTAATACAGGTTGGTCAGGAGGCCCTTATGGAATAGGCGAACGTATTTCCCTTTCCCATACTCGAGCGATGGTTACAGCAGCTATTGAAGGTCAATTAGCACATACAGAATTTGAAATGGAACGGAGTTTTGGTCTTAACATACCTAAAAGTTGTCCTAATGTACCATCTGAAATTCTTAACCCCCGCAATACATGGAAAGATAAAGAGGCTTATGATATCCAAGCAACAAAATTAACAAATCTATTTCGGGAAAATTTCGAGAAGTTTTTATAA